DNA from Phragmites australis chromosome 16, lpPhrAust1.1, whole genome shotgun sequence:
ATGCCACCCGAAACCCGAAGCCAGCCAACCACCGCCCACCCGTGACCCGCCCGCCCAGCCACCCAtgaggagagagaagggggcGGAGTGAAAATATTGGTGCCGGTGGGGTCCACGCCTCCCCGATTTTGTCGTCTCCTCCGTGGCTCCGTCCGTCAACGACCTTCCCTGTTCGCCCAAGTCGCGACCCGCATGCCCAGCAAGCCTTCTCAACGCCCGCGCCACCTTCCCCGAGCCCCTGCCGCCCTCCCAGGCGCTCGTGCCACCCTCCCCGGCAAACCCCGCCGCCCTTCTCGCCGCCCACGCTACCCTCTCCAATGAGCCTGCGCCGCGTGTCGACATTGCCCTTCTCGGTGCCGCCCTCCCACGTGGTTGGGTTTCGGGTCCCCGTCGGGGCCAGGGCGGAGGTGGTTTTGCGCTCAGTATTGATTTCAAGACCGGATTGGGTTTGAAGAATCGGGTTTCAGATCAGGTGCATTCTTACTCCACTCGGCCCCGACCGTTGCCACCTTTAGACATTACAACAATCTGGACTACAAATAGGGAGAACATTTCACGTTCAAACAACAAATTATAAGCACAACCACTACCGGCTCTATATTATTTACTCATGAAGCATCGTTGTTCAGGACTGCAAAAAGTTCACCGGGGATAGCTTGCTGATAACAATATTTCCTCTTCCATAGTGTATTGCCTGCTTGCTTCTTTAGTAGCCCGTTCAATTGACATGTAATGAGCCACAATTTCACCATCACCGTTTCTCCTTGGTGTTGTATTACATGGAACATGTCTCTTCTTAATTAGCAAGTTTTCAAGTGTCATCTCAGCTCCCCTCATAGTAGGCCGGTCTTCTCCCCTCAATTTAGTACACATTGCCGCTAGTGTGGCTACTTCTTGGACTtctccatcttcctcctcaacGACTTGAGGATCTATTATGTCAATCAGTTTGCCTTCTGTAAGCAGTGAGGCGAAATGTGAAATAAGGCTTTCACCATCCTCGGACCGGTAGAAAAATGGTTTCTTCCTAGTAAGCAATTctacaagaagaacaccaaaacTGAAGACATCGCTCTTGTCTGTTAATCGGCCTCCGTAATAGTACATCGGGTCCAAGTATCCAAATGTTCCTTGAACCGCTGTAGTCACTCCTGTTTGATCAATCGGGATATATCTAGAAGCTCCGAAATCTGATACCTTTGCAGTTAAAGTATCATCAAGAAGTATGTTGGACGATTTAATATCTCTATGAAATATTGGCATTGAAGCAGCTGAGTGTAGATAGGACAGCGCTCTAGCAACTTCCATCGCGATCCTCATCCGGCCATCCCATGGTAGTGATAATGGTCCTTCAACATGAAGATGATCATAAAGGGTTCCATTTGAAATGAACTCATAAACTAGCAATGGAACTTCTGTCTCAAGGCAACATCCTAAGAGCTTCACCACATTTCTATGGTTCACTTGAGAAAGAACCACAACTTCATTTATGAATTCGTcaatttctctttgcactatgatctttgatttttttattgccACAACATGTAGGTCTAGAATTCCTTTAAACACAACGCCATGCCCTCCACCACCAATCACGCGAGTTCTATCAAAATTGTTTGTAGCCTTCTCTATCTCGCTTAAGGTAATTATCATCCTTTCGCCAATGTCTGCCTTGCGTGATATCAACTGCTGCAATAGTAATCCATGATTTTGGCTGAAAAATTTCTGTTTCATCTTCTTCACCTTTCGTAGTTTTATTTTACGCATTATGAAGGGGCCACCAAGTGCTAGAAGCAAAAGACTTGTACCACCCCCGACTCCTAACCCGATGATTAAACCTGGAAAAAAAATGACGTTTCAAATTCATGACTTTGGAGCAAACAAACTATTCaagtgaaaaatatttagtttgtgaAAGATTACAACTAAACTTTATAATCCAGAGTCTATGTAAAGTTGCGATTATACAAATGAAGATTTGGT
Protein-coding regions in this window:
- the LOC133895748 gene encoding wall-associated receptor kinase 2-like isoform X1, yielding MEKVESRGVVAFAAFVSTLLLLLLTFGGAAPAAASTGPGSSCTRSCGNISIPYPFGVEPGCYHAAGFNLTCEQDDPPKLFLGDGTVQVLDISIQHSTVRINSSRVELTYLDRGRTTNRTWGGSLPESGPYFLSESINMLQVIGCNMQVNILGGKDNILVSSCTPICPVLEFNKGNPFSIMGNGSCTGNSCCQANIVLGYTFYNIQINRLDGAPPFSLVVYIVDHSFDYTNDMIVGVGHGPKALPATLDWVINDSSCPKDTPAPECRSTHSYCQNSGSNVHGGYSCQCSNGYQGNPYVPGGCQDIDECKSPDIYVCYGYCENTPGSFICQCNTGYTGNASIPNGCKDIDECEDPEAHFCYGTCQNFPGSFHCQCSNGTDGNPFTPGGCITIKNSYTGLIIGLGVGGGTSLLLLALGGPFIMRKIKLRKVKKMKQKFFSQNHGLLLQQLISRKADIGERMIITLSEIEKATNNFDRTRVIGGGGHGVVFKGILDLHVVAIKKSKIIVQREIDEFINEVVVLSQVNHRNVVKLLGCCLETEVPLLVYEFISNGTLYDHLHVEGPLSLPWDGRMRIAMEVARALSYLHSAASMPIFHRDIKSSNILLDDTLTAKVSDFGASRYIPIDQTGVTTAVQGTFGYLDPMYYYGGRLTDKSDVFSFGVLLVELLTRKKPFFYRSEDGESLISHFASLLTEGKLIDIIDPQVVEEEDGEVQEVATLAAMCTKLRGEDRPTMRGAEMTLENLLIKKRHVPCNTTPRRNGDGEIVAHYMSIERATKEASRQYTMEEEILLSASYPR
- the LOC133895748 gene encoding wall-associated receptor kinase 5-like isoform X2 — protein: MEKVESRGVVAFAAFVSTLLLLLLTFGGAAPAAASTGPGSSCTRSCGNISIPYPFGVEPGCYHAAGFNLTCEQDDPPKLFLGDGTVQVLDISIQHSTVRINSSRVELTYLDRGRTTNRTWGGSLPESGPYFLSESINMLQVIGCNMQVNILGGKDNILVSSCTPICPVLEFNKGVGHGPKALPATLDWVINDSSCPKDTPAPECRSTHSYCQNSGSNVHGGYSCQCSNGYQGNPYVPGGCQDIDECKSPDIYVCYGYCENTPGSFICQCNTGYTGNASIPNGCKDIDECEDPEAHFCYGTCQNFPGSFHCQCSNGTDGNPFTPGGCITIKNSYTGLIIGLGVGGGTSLLLLALGGPFIMRKIKLRKVKKMKQKFFSQNHGLLLQQLISRKADIGERMIITLSEIEKATNNFDRTRVIGGGGHGVVFKGILDLHVVAIKKSKIIVQREIDEFINEVVVLSQVNHRNVVKLLGCCLETEVPLLVYEFISNGTLYDHLHVEGPLSLPWDGRMRIAMEVARALSYLHSAASMPIFHRDIKSSNILLDDTLTAKVSDFGASRYIPIDQTGVTTAVQGTFGYLDPMYYYGGRLTDKSDVFSFGVLLVELLTRKKPFFYRSEDGESLISHFASLLTEGKLIDIIDPQVVEEEDGEVQEVATLAAMCTKLRGEDRPTMRGAEMTLENLLIKKRHVPCNTTPRRNGDGEIVAHYMSIERATKEASRQYTMEEEILLSASYPR